A DNA window from Drosophila virilis strain 15010-1051.87 chromosome 4, Dvir_AGI_RSII-ME, whole genome shotgun sequence contains the following coding sequences:
- the Hsp60B gene encoding 60 kDa heat shock protein homolog 1, mitochondrial yields the protein MFRSYVREAVRSSRAFARAYSKDVAFGAEARARMLRGVDMLTDAVAVTMGPKGRSVILERPWTSPKITKDGVSVARAISLKDQHMQLGARLVQDVADNTNQAAGDGTTTATVLARCIAKEGFQHITRGANPVEIRRGIMLAVDHVKRKLKAMSRAVETREEIEQVATISANGDAEIGRLIADATDRVGRTGTITVKEGKRLKDEMEVLQGLQFDKGYISPFFVNTPKGAKVEYANAYVLITLKKIKSLKQIVRGLEQSLRQRRPLLIIAEDIDGEALNALVLNRLKVGLQVCAVKAPAYGEYRKEMLGDIAAATGATVFGDDINYAKIEEAKIEDFGQVGELVVSKDSTMLLQSQGKPELLKRRIQELEDELRDPATKPEQKERLRARISVLTNGVAVIHIGGTSEVEVGEKRDRVNDALNATRAAIEEGIVPGGGTALLRCIPSLQRLEPDNMDLKNGINIVCSAMRIPCMTIAANAGVDAATVVARVLNGEGDFGYDAMKGEYGNLFEKGIIDPTKVVRTAIQDAAGVASLLSTTEVVITEVRNQDPLGALAGDGGGLEEALGGLDLGGMGGMEALSALGGMGGMGGMGDMGMGGMGMGMGGMSKAEEMNQAVQSIAGMEDVTVHDIDSSQL from the coding sequence ATGTTCCGTTCGTACGTGCGTGAGGCGGTGCGCTCCAGCCGGGCATTCGCCCGTGCCTACTCGAAGGATGTGGCGTTCGGTGCAGAGGCTCGGGCGAGAATGTTGCGGGGCGTTGATATGCTGACGGATGCGGTGGCCGTAACGATGGGCCCCAAGGGACGCAGCGTGATACTGGAGCGACCCTGGACGTCGCCAAAGATTACGAAGGATGGCGTCTCGGTGGCGCGCGCCATTTCGCTAAAGGATCAGCACATGCAGCTGGGCGCTCGCCTGGTGCAGGATGTGGCGGACAATACGAATCAGGCGGCCGGAGATGGCACCACAACGGCCACGGTGCTGGCGCGCTGCATTGCCAAGGAGGGCTTTCAGCATATTACGCGGGGCGCCAATCCCGTCGAGATACGACGCGGCATCATGCTGGCCGTCGACCATGTCAAACGGAAGCTGAAGGCAATGTCGCGTGCTGTGGAGACACGCGAGGAGATCGAACAGGTCGCCACAATATCGGCGAATGGCGATGCCGAGATCGGACGCCTGATCGCGGACGCAACAGATCGGGTGGGCCGGACGGGCACCATCACCGTCAAGGAGGGCAAACGGCTCAAGGATGAGATGGAGGTGCTCCAAGGCCTACAGTTCGACAAGGGCTACATCTCGCCGTTCTTTGTGAACACGCCCAAAGGCGCCAAGGTAGAGTATGCCAATGCCTACGTCCTGATCACCCTCAAGAAGATTAAATCCCTTAAGCAAATTGTGCGCGGATTGGAGCAATCGCTGCGCCAGCGTCGCCCGCTGCTCATCATTGCCGAGGACATTGATGGCGAGGCGCTCAACGCTCTGGTGCTCAACCGGCTCAAGGTAGGCCTGCAGGTGTGCGCCGTGAAGGCGCCCGCCTATGGCGAGTACCGCAAGGAGATGCTGGGGGACATTGCCGCCGCGACGGGCGCAACGGTGTTTGGGGATGATATCAACTATGCCAAGATTGAGGAAGCCAAGATCGAGGACTTTGGCCAAGTGGGCGAGCTTGTGGTCAGCAAGGACTCGACCATGCTGCTGCAGAGTCAGGGCAAGCCGGAGCTGCTGAAGCGTCGCATCCAGGAGCTGGAGGATGAACTGCGCGATCCGGCTACCAAGCCCGAGCAAAAGGAACGCCTGCGCGCACGCATCTCGGTGCTCACCAATGGCGTCGCTGTCATCCACATTGGCGGCACAAGTGAGGTGGAGGTCGGCGAGAAGCGGGATCGTGTCAACGATGCTCTCAACGCCACACGAGCGGCCATCGAGGAGGGCATTGTGCCCGGCGGCGGCACTGCTCTGTTGCGCTGCATACCGAGCCTGCAGCGACTGGAGCCGGACAACATGGATCTCAAGAATGGCATCAACATTGTCTGCTCGGCCATGCGCATACCCTGCATGACCATTGCCGCAAATGCTGGCGTCGATGCGGCCACGGTGGTGGCCCGAGTGCTCAACGGCGAGGGTGACTTTGGCTACGATGCCATGAAGGGCGAATATGGGAATCTCTTCGAAAAGGGCATCATTGATCCCACCAAGGTGGTGCGCACCGCCATACAGGATGCGGCGGGCGTGGCATCGCTCTTGAGCACAACCGAGGTGGTCATCACAGAGGTGCGTAATCAGGATCCTTTGGGTGCTCTGGCAGGCGACGGTGGCGGGCTGGAGGAAGCGCTGGGCGGTTTGGATCTAGGCGGCATGGGCGGCATGGAGGCTCTGTCCGCGCTGGGCGGCATGGGCGGCATGGGCGGAATGGGTGACATGGGTATGGgcggcatgggcatgggcatgggcggCATGAGCAAGGCCGAGGAGATGAACCAAGCAGTCCAGAGCATAGCCGGCATGGAAGATGTCACTGTGCACGATATCGACAGCAGTCAGTTATAG